One genomic region from Anabaena sp. PCC 7108 encodes:
- a CDS encoding helix-turn-helix domain-containing protein, with the protein MSFSSNQDKAFDIYDIHESKFLTPFQRKALLKNLQSNIQPEYRRRIEIMLLADMGKSQSHICEMIGCSQEMARYWIGIAEAGMAHKWNERPIGRPKTVNHQYIERLRELVSNSPREYGYAFGYWTAQWLSKHLAKELGIEISDRHINRLLKQMGLSTKRKSSHQQTNTQTQDAGIKIGDLQSSSEPSFHWSFNLIQTNNY; encoded by the coding sequence ATGTCATTTTCTTCAAATCAAGACAAGGCTTTTGATATTTACGATATACACGAGAGCAAGTTTTTAACACCTTTTCAGCGAAAGGCACTGCTAAAAAACCTGCAATCTAATATACAACCCGAATATCGGCGACGAATTGAAATTATGTTGTTAGCAGATATGGGCAAATCTCAATCTCATATTTGTGAAATGATAGGTTGTTCTCAGGAAATGGCGCGGTATTGGATAGGTATAGCTGAGGCTGGTATGGCACATAAATGGAATGAGCGACCGATAGGTAGACCAAAGACTGTTAATCATCAATATATCGAACGGTTGAGGGAATTAGTAAGTAATAGTCCACGTGAATATGGCTATGCTTTTGGTTACTGGACTGCTCAATGGTTAAGTAAACATTTAGCGAAGGAATTGGGAATTGAAATTAGCGATCGCCACATTAACCGCTTACTTAAACAAATGGGACTTTCTACTAAACGGAAAAGTTCCCACCAACAAACAAATACTCAAACTCAAGATGCTGGCATCAAAATTGGCGATTTGCAATCTAGCTCTGAACCTAGTTTCCATTGGTCATTTAATTTGATTCAGACCAATAACTATTAG